The Roseimicrobium gellanilyticum region GGCACCATCTGCCAGCCCTTGCACTACCTCGGCTACATCTGTGCAAATGCATGGCATGCCCTCGCGGACCTGCCGGAGGTGGACAGCAAACGCATCGGTGTGGTTGGCCATTCCTATGGAGGGAAGTGGTCCATGTTCGGCTCCTGCTGGTGGGACAAGTATGCGTGCGCCGTGTGGTCCGATGGTGGTGTGGTCTTCGATGAAGCGCGGCCGAGCGTGAACTATTGGGAGCCCTGGTACCTTGGCCTGGATGCGCAGATTGCGCGCAAGCCGGGGGTCATCACCAAGGACAGTCCCCGTACCGGTGTGTACAAGAAGCTGATGGAGCAGGGCATGGATTTGCAGGAACTGCACGCGCTGATGGCGCCGCGTCCGTTCCTCGTGTCAGGCGGCTCAGAAGATTTCCCCGCGCGATGGATGGCGCTCAATCACGCCATCGCTGTGAACAAACTCCTCGGTTATGAAAACCGCGTAGCCATGACAAACCGGCCCGAACATTCGCCGAATGAGGAATCAAACGCGCAGATCTATGCGTTCTTCGAGTGGTGGCTGAAGCCGGGAACGAAGTAGCGGCAGTAAGAACGTAGAAGGCTTCTCCAGAAGCCTTTTAGGGGCGGCGGAGCCATCCACCGAAATCAATCGTGCTCAGATAACCTA contains the following coding sequences:
- a CDS encoding alpha/beta hydrolase family protein translates to MLQFRHHSQSLLALLSLSAVSISLCAQDPGPPPPSIAKYFQPPAEFAGKLSSHRSPLLFKDGREVKTPEDWAKRRVEIRETWEALIGKWPAVIEHPKLEKLETKQRENFTQHRIRLEIGPGQTGMGYLLVPEGKGPFPAVFVPYYDPETSAGLTDKPLRDFAYQLTKRGFVSLCIGSPGGDARKPVLGDGTICQPLHYLGYICANAWHALADLPEVDSKRIGVVGHSYGGKWSMFGSCWWDKYACAVWSDGGVVFDEARPSVNYWEPWYLGLDAQIARKPGVITKDSPRTGVYKKLMEQGMDLQELHALMAPRPFLVSGGSEDFPARWMALNHAIAVNKLLGYENRVAMTNRPEHSPNEESNAQIYAFFEWWLKPGTK